The genomic window GAAATATTCAAATCTCCATTAGGTATGGCAGGTACACTGAAATATGCAATGTGTGTTAAGCTATTCCATTGGGGAGAATATAAGGAGTTAGCCCAACTAGGCCAAAATCCAAATACTATTTTTGTTTTGGTATTATCAACTTTTGTAGTTGTTGAAGTTGCTCCGGATATTGGTATAGGTCTTAAGCTGACCAAAAACATAACTACTAATAAAAGACCAAATACTTTTTTCATACATATCATCTCCAGTTAACATTGTTTCCTAACAATTTAGTTTTTTGGTGTTTTTTTACTTTTCTAAATCTTTATTGAATTAGTTTTGATAGAATAAAATTTAGTTTGACAATATAATGATATCCTTATGAGAATTTTGTCATAGTGTTAAAATTACAAATAGCATAAAAACAAATACAAACCTCACAATTAACTATAGCTTGCCGTGTTTTTAGCAGTCTGGCTCGCGAGAAAGGAAACGACGAACAAAGCCAGAAAGGCCCTTGCTTTGACCGGTCTAATAGCCATCCTTTCCTTGGCTCTGGCACCCATCAACGTCCCCTTCGCCGTTAACACATTCGTTACCTTTACCGCAGGCGCATTGGCTCTAATTTACAGGGATGAACTTCTAAAGGGAATGCCCGCCTTCATGTACGGCTGGATCGGTGCGGGCATCGGATTCATACTGGCCATAATTGTTGTTCCTAGAGTGGTTACAGGGGACGTTGAAAGGGTTCTCGCGTTGGTGGGGCTTATGATCGTTTCAATGGTTGTTTTTCTGGCTCTCGGACGGAAGCTTCACTACAGACCCTTCAACAGATACCCCAGTTATTAGATTCCTCATCTTTTTGATTTTTAGTGGAAAACAGCGTAGAGGGCAATCAGGTAGTACAACGCCGTGTAGGCTACGGCTTCTCTTCTCCATACTTTTCAATCATTTTTGCACTCAGCTCACGCTGTTGAAGAGTGAGGATTTAAGGGAAGACATTATTCGAGACTATCACTTACTATCGTTGCCTGTTCCAGTAGTTGGACTAACCGTTTGGGATTGGGGATGGAAAGGGTTAAAACTATCTCATCCAATTCTCACACATGGAGAGCGTGGCACCTAACTTTGAGGAAGTCTTTGCGCTGGCTAACCTTCTCAGGACACGTTACCTTCCCGAAAAAAAGGGAAAGGGACGAAAGAAATTAAAAGGCTCCTGGAGGGAGCTTCGTGAATACATCGAAGAGTACAGGGACGTTTCTGGACAGTAGCGTCATGGTCAATACCATAGTCGAGACTGAGCTTACCAAGTTTACCGACAGAGTCTTTGAGAGATTTCCACTTATAACGTCTGAAACCGTTATAGACGAAAGTGTTTACGTAATAATCCGCAAGCTGTTCGCCGAAAGGGCAATCAAAAATCGATTCGATGTCAAAAGAAAACTTCAAACCCCTATGGGTGAGGAGATTATTGAGGAGGCCATAACACTCGT from Thermococcus sp. includes these protein-coding regions:
- a CDS encoding PIN domain-containing protein produces the protein MNTSKSTGTFLDSSVMVNTIVETELTKFTDRVFERFPLITSETVIDESVYVIIRKLFAERAIKNRFDVKRKLQTPMGEEIIEEAITLVMNLIEEKNVAIVRDADIYLTLATMKKYLLLPHDAKIISTMLQNGIRELTTFDEDYRVVPGIVLLPEDYWRTEKD